One Corythoichthys intestinalis isolate RoL2023-P3 chromosome 9, ASM3026506v1, whole genome shotgun sequence DNA window includes the following coding sequences:
- the kbtbd8 gene encoding kelch repeat and BTB domain-containing protein 8 isoform X1, whose translation MKLTVHLLWPERSFHTFLLVRMDLNCVPACAVPVFSPLLSTSSSFWGFLKKLRTLSCLDIFQKVGKLLQVQNGTPPSTNYNGVDAIHACNILQQLKALYDEAQLTDIVVEVDHGKTFSCHRNVLAAISPYFRSMFTSGLTESSQREVRIVGVESESMHLVLDYAYTSRVTLSESNVQALFTAASIFQIPALQDQCAQFMISRLDPQNCIGVFMFADAYGHQELKERSQDYIRKKFLCVSREQEFLQMTKEQLVSILNSDDLNVEKEEHVYESIIRWLEHDLSGREAHLSEVFSLCIRLPLLDDTFLSRIPAPFACALSLSKDPVEAKARLTGTNGCPQRLGMTASEMVICFDAAHKHSGKKQTVPCLDTATGRVFKLCKPPNDLREVGILVSSENDIYIAGGYRPSNSEVSIDHRAESDFWQYEHAGNRWLPHAPLLRARIGSRLVHCCGKLYALGGRVYEGDGRNALKSVECYDARDNCWTAVSPMPVAMEFHSAVEYRDRIYVLQGEYFFCFDPRKDYWSHLSPMSVPRSQGLAALYKNCIYYIAGICKNHQRTFTVEVYDIERNSWSRKRDLPFDHATSPYIKAMLLQGKLHLFVRATQVMVEEHVFRTSRKNSLYQYDDEADVWTKVYETPDRLWDLGRHFECVVAKLYPQCLQRVL comes from the exons atgaaattaacagttcacctgctgtggcctgaacgtagttttcacaccttcctcctggtgcgcatggacttgaattgcgtgcccgcttgtgcagtccctgttttttcacctcttttatcaacatcatcatcgttttggggctttttgaagaaacttcggacactcagttgccttgacatttttcaga AGGTAGGGAAGCTGTTACAAGTTCAGAATGGGACACCTCCAAGCACCAACTACAACGGGGTAGACGCCATACATGCCTGCAATATCCTTCAGCAGCTCAAAGCTCTTTATGATGAAGCTCAGCTCACAGACATTGTCGTAGAAGTGGACCATGGCAAGACGTTCTCGTGCCACCGGAACGTTCTTGCGGCAATCAGCCCTTATTTTAG GTCCATGTTCACCAGTGGCCTTACAGAGAGCAGCCAACGGGAAGTCAGAATTGTTGGGGTGGAATCAGAATCTATGCACCTCGTCTTAGACTATGCCTACACGTCCAGGGTCACGCTCTCAGAGTCTAATGTCCAGGCCCTGTTCACCGCAGCCAGCATTTTCCAGATACCTGCCCTGCAGGACCAGTGTGCCCAGTTTATGATCAGCAGGCTCGACCCACAGAACTGTATAGGGGTTTTCATGTTTGCTGATGCCTATGGGCACCAAGAGCTGAAGGAACGCTCACAAGACTACATCCGCAAAAAG TTCCTATGTGTTTCACGGGAGCAAGAGTTCCTCCAGATGACCAAGGAGCAGCTGGTCAGCATTTTAAACAGTGATGACCTCAATGTGGAGAAAGAGGAGCATGTCTATGAGAGCATAATCCGTTGGCTGGAGCATGATCTGAGTGGTCGTGAGGCCCATCTTTCAGAGGTGTTTTCCCTGTGCATTCGTCTGCCTCTGCTGGATGATACTTTCCTCAGTCGGATACCCGCACCGTTTGCTTGCGCCCTTTCCCTTTCTAAAGACCCTGTTGAGGCTAAAGCCCGCCTCACTGGCACTAATGGTTGCCCCCAGCGCCTGGGAATGACTGCTTCTGAGATGGTCATCTGCTTCGATGCCGCTCACAAACACTCAGGGAAGAAGCAGACGGTACCTTGTTTAGACACGGCAACAGGGAGGGTGTTCAAGCTGTGCAAACCACCCAACGATCTCCGAGAAGTTGGGATCCTGGTATCGTCAGAAAATGACATCTACATTGCCGGAGGCTACCGACCAAGCAATAGTGAGGTGTCGATAGACCATCGGGCAGAAAGTGACTTCTGGCAGTATGAACATGCGGGAAATCGTTGGCTACCACATGCACCTCTTTTAAGAGCAAGAATTGGCTCTCGGCTGGTGCACTGCTGTGGGAAACTTTACGCATTGGGTGGCAGAGTTTATGAAGGCGATGGTCGAAATGCATTAAAATCTGTCGAATGCTATGACGCCAGGGACAACTGCTGGACGGCTGTGAGTCCCATGCCAGTAGCCATGGAGTTTCACAGTGCGGTGGAGTACAGAGATCGGATCTATGTCCTCCAAG GTGAATATTTCTTCTGCTTTGACCCTCGGAAGGACTACTGGAGTCATCTTTCTCCGATGAGCGTCCCTCGGAGCCAGGGTCTAGCTGCTCTCTATAAAAACTGCATTTACTACATCGCCGGCATCTGCAAGAATCACCAGCGTACTTTCACTGTGGAAGTCTACGACATCGAAAGAAACAGCTGGAGCCGTAAGAGGGATCTGCCCTTTGACCATGCGACGAGCCCGTACATCAAAGCCATGCTGTTGCAAGgcaaactgcacctgtttgtacGGGCAACGCAGGTCATGGTGGAAGAGCACGTGTTTCGCACCAGCCGCAAGAACTCCCTTTACCAGTACGACGACGAGGCTGATGTATGGACCAAAGTCTATGAGACGCCCGACCGCCTCTGGGATTTGGGACGCCATTTTGAATGTGTGGTGGCCAAACTCTATCCACAATGTCTACAGAGGGTGCTCTGA
- the kbtbd8 gene encoding kelch repeat and BTB domain-containing protein 8 isoform X2, whose translation MAASAEVGKLLQVQNGTPPSTNYNGVDAIHACNILQQLKALYDEAQLTDIVVEVDHGKTFSCHRNVLAAISPYFRSMFTSGLTESSQREVRIVGVESESMHLVLDYAYTSRVTLSESNVQALFTAASIFQIPALQDQCAQFMISRLDPQNCIGVFMFADAYGHQELKERSQDYIRKKFLCVSREQEFLQMTKEQLVSILNSDDLNVEKEEHVYESIIRWLEHDLSGREAHLSEVFSLCIRLPLLDDTFLSRIPAPFACALSLSKDPVEAKARLTGTNGCPQRLGMTASEMVICFDAAHKHSGKKQTVPCLDTATGRVFKLCKPPNDLREVGILVSSENDIYIAGGYRPSNSEVSIDHRAESDFWQYEHAGNRWLPHAPLLRARIGSRLVHCCGKLYALGGRVYEGDGRNALKSVECYDARDNCWTAVSPMPVAMEFHSAVEYRDRIYVLQGEYFFCFDPRKDYWSHLSPMSVPRSQGLAALYKNCIYYIAGICKNHQRTFTVEVYDIERNSWSRKRDLPFDHATSPYIKAMLLQGKLHLFVRATQVMVEEHVFRTSRKNSLYQYDDEADVWTKVYETPDRLWDLGRHFECVVAKLYPQCLQRVL comes from the exons ATGGCTGCCAGTGCAG AGGTAGGGAAGCTGTTACAAGTTCAGAATGGGACACCTCCAAGCACCAACTACAACGGGGTAGACGCCATACATGCCTGCAATATCCTTCAGCAGCTCAAAGCTCTTTATGATGAAGCTCAGCTCACAGACATTGTCGTAGAAGTGGACCATGGCAAGACGTTCTCGTGCCACCGGAACGTTCTTGCGGCAATCAGCCCTTATTTTAG GTCCATGTTCACCAGTGGCCTTACAGAGAGCAGCCAACGGGAAGTCAGAATTGTTGGGGTGGAATCAGAATCTATGCACCTCGTCTTAGACTATGCCTACACGTCCAGGGTCACGCTCTCAGAGTCTAATGTCCAGGCCCTGTTCACCGCAGCCAGCATTTTCCAGATACCTGCCCTGCAGGACCAGTGTGCCCAGTTTATGATCAGCAGGCTCGACCCACAGAACTGTATAGGGGTTTTCATGTTTGCTGATGCCTATGGGCACCAAGAGCTGAAGGAACGCTCACAAGACTACATCCGCAAAAAG TTCCTATGTGTTTCACGGGAGCAAGAGTTCCTCCAGATGACCAAGGAGCAGCTGGTCAGCATTTTAAACAGTGATGACCTCAATGTGGAGAAAGAGGAGCATGTCTATGAGAGCATAATCCGTTGGCTGGAGCATGATCTGAGTGGTCGTGAGGCCCATCTTTCAGAGGTGTTTTCCCTGTGCATTCGTCTGCCTCTGCTGGATGATACTTTCCTCAGTCGGATACCCGCACCGTTTGCTTGCGCCCTTTCCCTTTCTAAAGACCCTGTTGAGGCTAAAGCCCGCCTCACTGGCACTAATGGTTGCCCCCAGCGCCTGGGAATGACTGCTTCTGAGATGGTCATCTGCTTCGATGCCGCTCACAAACACTCAGGGAAGAAGCAGACGGTACCTTGTTTAGACACGGCAACAGGGAGGGTGTTCAAGCTGTGCAAACCACCCAACGATCTCCGAGAAGTTGGGATCCTGGTATCGTCAGAAAATGACATCTACATTGCCGGAGGCTACCGACCAAGCAATAGTGAGGTGTCGATAGACCATCGGGCAGAAAGTGACTTCTGGCAGTATGAACATGCGGGAAATCGTTGGCTACCACATGCACCTCTTTTAAGAGCAAGAATTGGCTCTCGGCTGGTGCACTGCTGTGGGAAACTTTACGCATTGGGTGGCAGAGTTTATGAAGGCGATGGTCGAAATGCATTAAAATCTGTCGAATGCTATGACGCCAGGGACAACTGCTGGACGGCTGTGAGTCCCATGCCAGTAGCCATGGAGTTTCACAGTGCGGTGGAGTACAGAGATCGGATCTATGTCCTCCAAG GTGAATATTTCTTCTGCTTTGACCCTCGGAAGGACTACTGGAGTCATCTTTCTCCGATGAGCGTCCCTCGGAGCCAGGGTCTAGCTGCTCTCTATAAAAACTGCATTTACTACATCGCCGGCATCTGCAAGAATCACCAGCGTACTTTCACTGTGGAAGTCTACGACATCGAAAGAAACAGCTGGAGCCGTAAGAGGGATCTGCCCTTTGACCATGCGACGAGCCCGTACATCAAAGCCATGCTGTTGCAAGgcaaactgcacctgtttgtacGGGCAACGCAGGTCATGGTGGAAGAGCACGTGTTTCGCACCAGCCGCAAGAACTCCCTTTACCAGTACGACGACGAGGCTGATGTATGGACCAAAGTCTATGAGACGCCCGACCGCCTCTGGGATTTGGGACGCCATTTTGAATGTGTGGTGGCCAAACTCTATCCACAATGTCTACAGAGGGTGCTCTGA